A single window of Crassostrea angulata isolate pt1a10 chromosome 8, ASM2561291v2, whole genome shotgun sequence DNA harbors:
- the LOC128159551 gene encoding carnitine O-palmitoyltransferase 2, mitochondrial-like, which yields MLKLHRLNALRKTKLQLLQHLTANQENPSLNYSTAPDDKDFLHRSILRTDHFQASLPRLPVPELEDTLKKYLESQRQILTDAEYDQTVDIVNKFKATDGPDLQKRLVAKDKQNKHTSYVTKPWFDMYLKSRLPIVLNYNPFISFQDDPRPEYQNQLIRSTNMIVSSLKFMKTLRANILEPDIFHLNPGKSDNMRFRKVMRMIPSSIAFYGAYLYKAFPLDMSQYKNLFNSTRIPRPGKDELVVDKDAKHLLVMRNGNFYVFDVLDSKGNILEPEVIMSCVHQVMKDSSPPAPHPVGVFTAENRDTWATYRDKLIGLGNEETLKLIDSAVFTLCLEDDQPTDPNDVTRKFLHGEAGRIWFDKSLSLILTGSGNACVNFEHAWGDGVAVLRYFNEVFANSIDKSVVHPSTDVPANAGNVRKLEFKLDQEMKDNVEQSVKKFNATMQSLDVDHLEYQKYTKSYVKKSGMGPDSLMQLAIQMAYYRQYKGTVATYESCSTSAFKHGRTETIRPATAETKRACMLFVDDHPIPSTEELKNAMLACSKKHGTLTRNAAMGKGFDRHLFGLKTLVEEEGGRVPELFTDPAYQKLNHIILSTSTVSSPAILIGGFAPVTPDGFGVGYSIEDSRIGFNVTSYPPARNAPGFIECVTKSLDDMYEVLEGRNPRKP from the exons ATGTTGAAACTTCACAGGCTAAACGCGTTGaggaaaacaaaattacaacTTTTACAG CATCTCACTGCTAATCAAGAAAACCCATCACTAAATTACAG CACTGCCCCAGATGATAAAGATTTTCTACACAGAAGCATTCTGCGCACAGACCATTTTCAGGCCAGCCTTCCCAGGCTCCCAGTTCCAGAGTTGGAGGATACCTTAAAGAAATACCTGGAGAGTCAGCGACAAATCCTGACAGATGCTGAATATGACCAAACAGTCGACATTGTGAACAAATTTAAGGCCACAGATGGTCCAG ATCTTCAGAAGAGATTGGTTgcaaaagataaacaaaacaaacacacaAGTTACGTGACAA AACCATGGTTTGACATGTATCTAAAGTCTCGGCTGCCAATAGTCCTGAATTACAATCCCTTCATCTCTTTCCAAGATGACCCCCGTCCAGAATACCAGAACCAG CTGATTCGTTCAACAAACATGATCGTATCGTCTCTGAAGTTCATGAAGACCCTCCGTGCCAACATTCTAGAACCTGATATCTTTCATCTCAATCCGGGAAAATCCGACAACATGAGATTCAGAAAAGTCATGAG AATGATTCCCTCCTCCATTGCTTTCTATGGAGCCTACTTGTATAAGGCTTTCCCCTTGGACATGAGTCAGTACAAAAACCTCTTTAATTCAACGCGTATTCCAAG ACCAGGCAAGGATGAACTGGTGGTGGACAAAGATGCCAAACATCTCCTTGTCATGAGGAATGGAAACTTCTACGTGTTCGATGTCTTGGACTCCAAAG GGAACATTCTGGAGCCGGAGGTCATCATGTCCTGTGTCCACCAGGTCATGAAGGACTCCAGTCCCCCGGCCCCTCACCCTGTGGGGGTATTCACCGCAGAGAACCGAGACACATGGGCCACCTACAGAGACAAGCTTATCGGTCTGG GGAATGAGGAGACACTCAAGCTGATAGACTCTGCAGTGTTCACCCTCTGTCTGGAGGACGATCAGCCGACCGATCCTAATGATGTCACCAGGAAGTTCCTCCACGGAGAGGCAGGAAGAAT ATGGTTTGACAAAAGCTTATCCCTGATCCTGACAGGAAGTGGCAACGCCTGCGTTAACTTTGAGCATGCTTGGGGTGACGGTGTAGCAGTGTTGCGTTACTTTAACGAGGTTTTTGCCAACTCCATAGACAAATCCGTAGTTCATCCATCCACTGATGTACCAGCCAATGCAGGAAATGTCAGGAAACTGG AATTCAAACTGGACCAAGAGATGAAGGATAATGTAGAACAGTCAGTGAAGAAGTTCAATGCGACCATGCAGAGTTTGGATGTGGACCACTTAGAGTACCAGAAGTACACCAAATCTTACGTCAAGAAGAGTGGGATGGGCCCAGACTCGCTGATGCAACTAGCTATCCAG ATGGCGTACTACAGACAATATAAAGGAACTGTGGCCACCTACGAGTCCTGTAGCACCTCCGCCTTTAAACATGGAAGGACGGAAACAATCCGCCCCGCAACTGCGGAAACCAAGCGGGCGTGCATGCTGTTTGTGGATGATCATCCGATCCCATCCACGGAGGAGCTGAAGAACGCCATGCTGGCATGCTCCAAGAAGCATGGCACCCTCACCAGGAATGCTGCAATGG GTAAGGGGTTTGACAGACACCTGTTCGGTCTGAAGACCCTGGTGGAGGAGGAGGGTGGGCGGGTCCCCGAGCTGTTCACTGACCCCGCCTACCAGAAATTGAACCACATCATCCTGTCTACCTCCACGGTGTCTAGTCCTGCCATTCTGATTGGAGGATTCGCCCCAGTGACTCCCGACGGGTTTGGAGTGG GTTACTCTATAGAAGACAGCAGAATAGGATTCAACGTGACCAGCTACCCTCCTGCGAGGAACGCGCCAGGATTCATCGAGTGTGTCACAAAGTCGTTAGATGACATGTATGAAGTTCTAGAAGGGCGAAATCCCAGGAAACCATAG